AACTGTACGAGGCACATCATACTGACGCCATGTCTTTATTCTCAGTCTTCTCGACCCGTTTGGAAACACATTTGAATCTTGGGAATCATCAGTTTCTAAAACTTAACCTGTCTGCCCTTTCTCGTCACTtacttgcatttttatgttttatgaaaatatttcattcttttttaaatgttttttataactTCTTATCAGTGTTCACTCACTTGGCAGGTGTTTCCCTTTATTTCAATGTAAGCGTccaaaatttatttatttatgatggaaaatacattctttttttgtaattacgttttttaaccttttgttcACTTTGACCCATTGACGGCTGATCCAGTAAGAATTTCGTACATGCAGCCTAGATCGAAGCAGAATATGACTGTGTTATCaatgttattttaacaataaaacactCTTCTATTGCAGTGTGAATCATTTACAAATGCTTTTAATTTACAATATATCTTCAATATGATTTAATATCTCTACCATTCAAATATGTGACTATATAAGTAATCAAAGGCAGCATAAATAATCAAAAGGCAGGATAGGCAACCTGAGATACAATAATTCAACAAATACTCAAAACAGATGAGaggatttttaaaagtattaagGTTATAAATCATTCCTCCAGCAGAAATTTTTGGCTAGTCatcaatacttttattttattttatttagaaatgtacctatttttttcttcaaattgtATCTCCCAATGTGAAGGTCTTGCAGCTATCAAAACCTTCACACtgcacaatttattttcttatttattgattttttttgtgcctaataTCAGTCACATTTCAAGCACTTCAGTCTAAAATATGACCAAGAGTCTACGACCatgccagcagctctgtgaggctgcacactgatgctaatgctaacattaacatgtttacatactgATTATTTGCTGGTTTAATGCTTACCATGTTCAGTGGTTTAAGcattttagcatgctaacgtgctaattagcagtaaacacaaaGTAGAGCTGAGGCTGATAGGAATGTCAATAAAGCTGTAATTGgtaacttaaaaacaacttttcactGAAACTGTCTCTAAACCCACACAGTAGTACacgagacagataatctgtgaaaaaataaaataaggttCCTGCTCCTTGTAGCACTTCTGATGGCATTTGTTAAAATCTACCACATGTGAACGAGAACAACCGATCAGAGCCGAAGAGTTTCAaacgcagctgtcagtcatgtcaatcactgctcgcgaactgcggtcaaactgtcaacGCTGTCAAAATATGAGTCAAAATTCTGTTACATGCATTGTCTATTTTTCGcctcaaacattttcagaaacttattttagtgtaccgtttagctgtaaaattagatttttgcttcattttggcTCAACCGTTTTCAACATGGTGAGCGGTTTGCAGActttctcatttcacagctaaactgtacactgaaacacatttctgaaaacatttggggTCATAAATAGATGATTCAGATTTAATCAGCACTGCCTCGTTTGACAGATTGTCGGCACTTCACGAGCAGTGATTTACATGACTGACGGCTGCGTTTGaaactcctcggctctgattgatCGTTTGATCAGCTATTGCGGATTCTAGCAAACGCCATTAAGCCTCCTACAGATTGGGAGATTTCAGCAGTCCTATAAGTTTGATGCAAGCTACACTGCGTGACAGGGATCTAAAAAACTTGGGTgcaacatcaagtttgatgtttGCAGACTGTATGATGATAATGCTGATCATGGGCTATAAAGTATGTCCATCGACGTCAATATACAAGAACAAAACTTTGTCTGCGTGCATCATCAATCTGCGCCGCTGTATTGGTAAcagcaaactgtaaaaaaaacaaaaacaaatcgaGCCCTCACTgcagtggcatttatgtgtgttggAAATAGCCTGAATAAGAGTAGGAGGATGTGGGTACGGTCGTGGCTGGGGAAACTTGGCATGCCAATTTTGCAATGAGATCTCGAAGTAGTTATTAGCATCTATAAGCATTTATCATTGGCACTAGAGTCACGCTTATCAGTGCGTTATTTCacgctgcatttctattggttggttagTAGTCGCAGCTCGTAGCAGCAGTCACGCAGTAAGATGCTCATCCCAAATTTCAGACACTGTCACAATTTCATCCCAAGACCGTGACAATGTCCATCCTTGatcctctctcactgtgtgacgtAGGACGTACCGttttagagccacgaccaaaAATATCGGCACGTTTCTTTCACTAGTTCATCTTTCGTGTGGGACAGCCCAGAATCACACAGTGTATACCGGGCTTTTAATGAacgagaaggaggaggaggatagtTTGTTATTTCACATACTATCTGTCTTGTAGTAATATCAGGATGAAgtgacagttttagcaaatgtgaaagttatttatataaaaactaCCAACTACAGCTTAAATTTTACAAGTATTTGGCCATAAACTTAAGCCCGACTTGtgaaatatttgttgttgtcaAATGTAAATTCctagaaaacaaatacatacgACATGACCTTGGTGTCTTCAacggttctgtgtaaaaatgtaaaaaaggcaagaaaagttATTTCATTATCCACATTTGGCACTCGTGCATCATGAAATGTGAGGACCTTcaaagcagctgcagacatcAGTTCCTTTTTGAATTTCAAGCAAATCAAACTTGACCGCATGTGAGTAAAATATGAAATCTCCGAGGCAAACCTTTCGCACGTATTCAGTGAGTGTTTTAAAGAGTCGATACCATGTCTTCTGTCAGGAGTGCAGACGTTTCTTCGCCATGTACGCGCTGGTGATCTGGTTCATTATGACGAGGGCGTTGAGAGCAGTGCAGAGCGCTGACAGGTACCAGGTGTATTTCCCGACAGCTGCAGTGAACCAGGCAGAGCTCAGGCCGAGGAGCAGGCTGGCACTGCCCAGCAGGTATGTGACGAGTCCGGACGCCACATGGTAGCGTTTGAGTTTGGCCAGGGACCATCCTTTGGCCAGAGAGGTGTAGATGAGAGGCACGGCTGCCACAGACTGAAgccccaccacacacactgtgagCAGGCCCAGCAGACCGTGCCACGAGGTGAAGTGGGGTTTACCGTTCAGGTGTTTGTTGTAGGAGATGGCTGCCAGGCCGAGGACGGCACAGGACGCACAGAGGCACTGCAGGATCCAGTGAACACGACCTTTTGTCTTATGTGAAAACCTTTTGATGGGGGAGCCATGAGGGGAGAAGAGGAGTATGGCCTCTGTCATGAAGAAGGTGAACTAGTAGGAAAGGAAAGCAGATTAAATCAGGCTGCTGCTCAACATTATTGTCACTGCTCATTCATGTGTTGGTATATTTATTATAACTTatcattttatctatttattcatttatgttttatttttatccttctatttataggttttatt
This DNA window, taken from Plectropomus leopardus isolate mb chromosome 2, YSFRI_Pleo_2.0, whole genome shotgun sequence, encodes the following:
- the LOC121958643 gene encoding transmembrane reductase CYB561D2, whose amino-acid sequence is MVYNKDTESEPRIYGYSRTASAVLTHCACVVFTVIITALSRPGTSWFSWHPFFMTLAFTFFMTEAILLFSPHGSPIKRFSHKTKGRVHWILQCLCASCAVLGLAAISYNKHLNGKPHFTSWHGLLGLLTVCVVGLQSVAAVPLIYTSLAKGWSLAKLKRYHVASGLVTYLLGSASLLLGLSSAWFTAAVGKYTWYLSALCTALNALVIMNQITSAYMAKKRLHS